The Plasmodium yoelii strain 17X genome assembly, chromosome: 8 DNA window aaacacaaaTGGATGATTATACAAAATGTTAAGATTTgtttcaaattataaatatcttcatttattaaaaagaatggttgaaataaattattatttattaaaatctTTATACCGTTTACAGAGTTGATATAGgtgatataaatatgtttatttcttttttcaacAATGTATCCATTTAAGTTAACAAacattttttctaattttccATTTCTAATATCATTTTCAGAATCAATTTCAGCCTGGAATAAATTTGCATTTtctactattttattttcaaaatattttttatttttacggTTGTGATCAATTATATTTGCTGAAGCCATGACAAATATAGTTTTGTTTTCTGAtatctacaaaattaataaaaatatattgcataAATTATTGTGAATAATGTGAGAATTATGATTTATAACGAAATAGAAAGAATGTTTTCCTTACTTTAAATTTTGCAGCTatagcataaaaatatttataatgagACCACGGCCATTTTTTGCAACGTTGTTGTATCATTACTAAATTTGGACCGTATACACGAACAATTTTtcctaaaaaatatattataaaattgcatagatataattaaaatatgatgattttgaatatatgggaaagaataaatagtaacaataatatgttaatttgggtaattatttatgttttgtatACTTTTAAAAGAGCcagtatttaaaaaattgttactATCTGGATTCCATaacttgtttattattttattatactaatggaagcaaagagaaatatatttatataaattataatcattttttaatttcaatttgGTTTATAACTTTTAATGTTGTTTGTTAATTGATACCTTATTTGGattatcaaatatatattcagtTTTTTCAATATCCGTATGACctcgatatttttttttataaaaaaagacaCGGTAAGATCCATATTCATCATCTAATTTATAACCATCTTTACTTGCAGCATGATATTCTAAATGTGTTATAGCTTCTTTCATAAATTTTTCTGCATTTATAGTTTCTTTGGTATCGGTATATAACAggtgtttgtttttttcatatatttcttctGTATTATCATTgctaaaaatgaacatatttttaatgtgtacaaaaataaagttattgtatttataatatgtttgCAAGGACGTacacatttaatattttcataatgaaatatataatatatatatattgtagtATTTTCTTACCCaggataatatttttttgaattgaatggtgtatatttttttgatttgtgTTTTGTATATGTTTTGGGAGCAAGCTCCGTTGCAAGggttttattattcacaCATAGGGAGATgcttaaaagaaaaaaaaaaattttaatataaaaattattcatttttgaagtttacaaacaaaatatatattagtatttttttaattaaaaattagcTCGGAAATCTGTACAAGTATAATTAAAATCGAAGctaataattttttccaataaagtataaaaaacaaatatttattttaaaaaatacaaattattatttaaacaaCAAATTTGGATACTTTTATCAGATTGataagtttaatatattttttatttaaataattcaaccACAAAACAACATTAATAACAGAATctttcataaataatgaatatcaGAAATGTAATGATTCACAATATCATAAtatctaaaaataaataactttaattatataagtgatatttttaatatatagcaTTATTAATACACACATTTTATAATTGATCAAGctcaatttaaaatttatagaaCAGTCATTACGTATGGAAATACATATGTTtacattaataaataaaagatcATAGtactaaaatattatattaaataatttaatatgagGAATGCAGTTAATTCTATATATTACTAATACTACTATAATAACAACGTTTTTCACCTCatcataataatagtatgctaaaatttatattatgagAATCAAACAATCTgtgatttttttatcaatttgAATACAAATTTTACTTAACATTTTTCTAGCAAAAtcgttaattttataaaaattatttactgATAGTAATATTGACACGCATACCtttttataaatgaatacaaattataaattccCTTTTAATAACAAAACATAGTATTATAAAGTTAAgcaaaatacaaataaaatatgaagtaaaatatgaaataaaacatgaaaataaaataatgaaacataAGGTTGTAAAgtcaagaaatatatatgcatacataaaattatttttttttttaattataatattcttgATGTCGAGGTGTTCATGTATTCTGGATCAAGGTTATATTTATGATTGATGGTTGATTGTTTATGGTTCTGGGATATTgtaattacatttttataattaaatatatttatgattgTGTATGTTTAATCTGGAGATGATGTGTAAATATACAACGAAAAAAGGGGTAGTGCGATTAATGTGGAATAggtgataatatttttttgataaagtaTAATACATAGATTTAAAATGattaaaacaatatattagatatataaatattggttATATATGAAGTGATATTGCGGTATATGAtaattatctattatatgaaacttgttaatcaggggctatattgaattatccacattataatatacagTGCATTTCTTTGTTTGGTGAACAgatttatttagtaaaagttataattttgaatattccCGTGCATTATATGAGCATATTGTTAGTGTTAATTAATGACATTATggacatataatatatagtgATAAAATATAGGTTGATATATATCGGTAATATAACGTTGTCTATAGATATTAGtatgcttctaacatttttgaagttttaattgtagttactattctcttcttgtattaatagaagtttaTTTGtacgctttaatttattttcataaaggtataatagtagattaatcactattaatttgtaaGTTTTAATGATAtggtgtatatataaattggaaatatattataaatggtaaattgaaaaaatataagtatattaataaaatttaatgttatagttctagtaattataaataatatgatagacaaaatgcattattattatatgcttatacatataaactaatattgaaatgttATTtcattgtgaaaccttcatataattaaacattaatattatcgaaaagacataataatgcattataaaggtatcaatgttatatattttgttaaagatccacTTTGGGATAtatggttttatattataaaaatatgaggAATGGAGAAAAGGTTAAAGactcaattcatgttaaatgtCATTTTGTCAATGTTTAGTGAATCGTATTTAATTACAGGCAACAGTATGttatcatagaattaataaaatatagaattttcaataaattatttgaatgtatatgcattaataactataaaaatataatatataagataaaaatggacAATCAATAAAATGTACgaatatttacataaatttatatattaaaggagaaaatatatcttatctctctcctattAAAGTGCAATATAAGAACccaattaaacatagttttctattatactttaaaatttcatcattaattatttatatgttatatatttaatatttattaagtattattttaaaataaatctacattcaaagacttatttaggcttataaatacgggttcagtgctaattgttgttttaaagaatggaaaagatgggaaaatatataataaaattacccaacaGAGAATACATCTAAATTGGGATATTtaggaataaaaatcaagttatttaacgcattataattattttttaatttatctatattaaatacaaataatataaatttatataatatgcataGAAAATGGTGCATGTAACTAAATTTGAGAATGctattattttagaaaaaaccatattatatattataagaaacaatcatgtaaatatttaatatattttaaaaaatgactatttatatactttaaggattctaataatagctttcttaattttttatatgtgtgcagtatttaagttttaggaCGTTGTTTGTGTTCTgtattaaagcatatgtataagtatacattttttagattcattataaaagtatatccatttttataatatagttataccaaatgttagtaagaattgtttttttgtataaaatgcatcatatatatggCAAAAGTGTATAAGCAACcttctatttaaggtaatttagctaagTGCCATAAAAtgagtataatattttagtaatattaatatattattattttatatgaagttaaaattaagaataatatgtcTAACGAAAGATAATTGATATGTAAATATCTTGAGTAAATATACCATATATTctatgcaatatatataaacaacaTCACCCCGCATAATCTCCAAATTATAACAGAATTTCATTATGTCTTATAAAgtggtatatatattttatattatattattcgtaTGTTGCATTTctacaaattatattaatattaattttagtaacatttatatcaatacatttttttgtttaattcgtaaaatatattcgtagtGTGATATAATTAGTGCGATTGATAATTATGTTGATGATCCGAAGAACTCGAAAGGATATAATTCTATTAGtcattttgattattattgCCCTAATAGTAAGTGTGATactgatgaaaaaaaaattatttctgCTTTTATAGCATTGATACCTTTATTTAATGGTATGGATGATGTGGAAAATTTAGAGAGTGATAAACTTGCTGAATATgctattttatggttaagttataaactaaatcaaaaaacaGAAAATGGAACGATCAAATTATacgatttttatactaaacatatagaaaaaaatagttattaTGATAAGCATATAACTACTGATAGTGGTAGTAATAAGATTAATAAGGCtgttatagaaaaaaaaataaaatcgatgaatatgaatattaaagatatatctaatttttatgatccatttaaatcattatgcaACCTGTATCGTGAACTTGATGCAAACAATAAACAATGCATGCCATGTTTAGAAAATGTTGgagaattttttgaaaaatgtgaaaaagttaaaaatacTTTGGATATTTCTAAAGGAAGTTCTTATTCACAACTATGGTAtagtttatcaaatgattatgataaatttaaagagaaatataataatgttaagTGTGGTTATGTCTCATCACCTGTAGCTTGTCCACGAAGTTcagtaacaaaaaatacactaattaaaattgcaattatatttgttgcagcatcaattttatttggagtttcttataaggtaaataataaagaaataaaaaaaacattatatatatgcaaacattaacaaaaaaatcatttacttcttaacattttatattagtattcgttatttggatttcggaaaaaagttaaaaaacgTTTAAGAAGAAAGCTAAAATCATTAAGAAGAAAATGGTTAATtgatatatgattcgaagagtaatgactatttcaggaatactaataatgattgatatatGCTAAGAAGCTGTTTATTTGGAAATAATTTTGCATAATtgttatatagtttttatgttgtggaacccatgtttagggttaagtattatattgcatttaattttttataatttgaatactaattaaatatatgtttcatTCTGTATGTTTAATAATGAGAAGTACAAATATGCAACCGCAAAGGGTActtccattaatatgaaaagggtCACATTACATTTTtccataaagtataataagtGTTCATTCtgatttaatataattaaaaaaaatgtctatattgtatatattaatatagatattgattatatgtgaattcatattatgctatatcatatttgtctattatataaatttgtttaatcTATGGTTATATcaaattatgtataacacaacatgttttttatttgatgaaacattttatttggtaaaacatattatttgtatcatatttatttgaatttaaattatattttaataaccgaatagtataataatattatatatcagagtataattataattcgattcatttggaacaattgtctacattataatataccttcatgTTAATTAAACACActactaatatataatagataatcataaaatatagacgTATGGTATATTGATCGAGGTTCAACAATATAACattgtctataaaatattattatggtcctaacattttttgaagttgTAATTGTAGCTACCATtcttttgtattaatagaagttgaTTTGTACGCTTTAGCTTATCATAAAGGTAGAACATtatattaatcactattaatttttaaacttaatattttgaggtataaataaataggaAATATACTATAAGTagttatttgaaaaatataataatattaataaaatataatgttataatttgataGATAGAAtagcgttattattatatgactatacatctaataaaatactctaccaataactaatattaaaatattgttttattgtggaaaattcatataattaaatattaattttatcgaaaagacacataataatacattataatgatatactttttatatatttgttaaagatccacTTTGGGAtatgtagttttatattttaaaaatatgggCAATGGAGAAAAGGTTAAAGACTCAATTAATCTCAAATACCATTtcaataatacatattatattatcattgtttaatgaatcatcattttttaatcttaaatagcattattttaccatataattaataaaatatagaatttttaataaattatctgaatgtatatacattgataaatATAGCAGTAGAAtacataaaacaaaaatgagCTATGAACAcatttaacaaatatttatctaaatatatatattaaaagagaaaatatatcttatctctctcctcttaaaggggAATATAAGAATCTAAtacacatagttttctattatactttaaaatttcatcagtaggtatttatatgttatatatttaatattaatagaaaggcataataaatgtttaacatttactaagtattattttaaaaataatatagattcaatggcttatttaagcttataaatacgggttcagtgctaattgttgttttaaagaatgaaAAAGttgggaaaatatattataaaattacccaataaggtatatttctaaattgatacatataggaataaaaataaagttatagaaatcattaaaatggattatgaattaatttatattaaataaaaataatatgaatttatgtaatttgcatagaaaatggaacatgtaacttaatttgaagatactataattttagaaaaaactatattatatattataagaaacaataatgtaaatatttaatatattttaaaaattgactatttatatacttttaaacattatagtaataatggatttcttaattgtttcgattttttcaGTATATAACTTTGAGAcaccatttattaaaacaaaagatatgacgttgtttattttatatattaaagcatgTGTATAAGAtgatacatttttaattcattataatcttattttgattttattaTAGAATTATACTGAAAGGTATTAAGAATAACAATTTATgcacaaatttatatacaaataacaAATAATGCATCAAATAACCAAAATTTATGGGAATTTAAGTTCCATAAAACTATTATATTGTTCCAAATTAcctttaaattaatattaaaaatgataggaatttatttaaacacaaacgattttatattagacttcaattattttgtcatttattaagcgtaaaatatataaaataatattatgttacataatttacatattataaacaaaataaaatcacaATGGATCCTGAACTGgtatttgcattttttaataaaatttgcttTTCCTTGTATTTgttgatattatataatctataaaattcattaaactttattttataagagtTTCATtgatgtatatttttattatacctttttgaatgttttcttagtgtgaaaGGTTTCATATATTAGTGGAACATTATCCCGATGAATTAAACGATTCTGAAGAacatgatatgcataatatagCAGGTATTAGGGGTTACTGCCCTAGGGGGGATTCAACATACAACACATGCATTACTGAGctcgataaaataaatgctgCATGCTTATGGTTgttcaataaaaatattacttATAGGCTTGATGAATTAAGTAATGAACAGTTTGAAgcgtttattatatacattatgatatggttaaatCATAAGTTAAACCTAAATAAAGATGACAAAACCAACCTAAATAATTTGTATGCtaattatatagaaaatgatgAGAATTATATCAATTGTAAAGATAATGGTAAAGATTGTAATAGtaaatttaaagaaaaaacgggatataataattttaaggaAATCATAGATAAAAGAAAGGATTTGTTGAACATTAAATTTGaagatatatctaaattgtatgatgcatttaaattcTTATGTAAAATGCATACTGAATATGAAGACAATCTAGGATGCACGGAATATTTGGGATATGCAAATAAAATTGTtgacaaatttaaaaaactTAATGAAAATTCTAGTGTTACTGGAAACACTTCATATAGTCTAGTATGGTCTACtttatcaactgattataataattttaaaaagaatTATAATGATACTAATTGTACGAATATTCCATCGCTTCCACCGATAAAATCAACACAAAATCACATACAAAGTTCTGGTGTTACATCATCAAGCTTGTCGATagtaaacaaaataattatagCTTTATCAATATTCAGTGCAATAACAATCTTTTTgggaattttttataaggtaaataataagaaatttaaaaattattttcattaaatatatgcaaacgttaacaaaaaaatcgtacacttcttaacattttatattagggTTCGTTATTTGTATTACGGAAAAGagctcaaaaacaacatttaagagaaaagctaaaaaatataaagaagagaatgaatcattaatatatgattcgaagagagtGACAATTtaggaataataataatgatttatatatgttaacaaactgtctatttcgaAGTTATTTTTGGTCATAATTTTtgcacaatttttatatagtttttatgttgtgggtcagggttaaatattgtattgtatttaattttgaatgattttataatatttattagtttaaggaattgttttaaatatatatagaaaatatgttattaaaaatatgtataggaTAAGTTGGAGTTTTTAAGATTTAAATTAAGTCTAAATATGTAAGAAAAAATGAGGATGAAAAGGAgcaataaagaaatatattttgataaattataaGAATTGAATTTCATGTTAATATAACTTAATGTTAAATATGTTGAACTATggactttttatatttgattGTTAAATTGGtggtaaatatatttaagagGTCTTATTAACTGtatcataatttattattatataagaaGTGTTAATCGGATTATATGGTTCGATTGATGTATACATACCACAATATAAAGACATTTGATTTATTTGATGGGAGagttatttgaatttaatatatgattcgtaCCTTAAATAGAATATGTCTTATATGTGAAggtataaaattataataaaatgtattttaATAGATTGTTTggattataattaaaaataaataaaaaaaatatggatacatatttaagttatattcatattatattgatTATTTGAGTGGATAAAAGTAAAtgataagtatattaatttgaGGATGGTGAtcgatatattttatgatatttgtATATTGATATAGAATTAATTACTAACAAGTTTTATGACAATAATAAAGTACGaaacataaatttttaacgtaaaaaaaatgatcgAACGAATATTAAGAGGCAATCATAGAGAAAATGTAATTGAATTATAGCATTGATTTCATCACAAAATTTAATacattgaatatattttaattcaaaCGGAAGAGGAAATTACATACTaaacaataatttttaaattggcCAAAATTTTGCGATGGTAATTTAAGTAGGGATTACATATaaagataaattaatttGATTAAAATATCGATTACAATATTAAAGTGTTGAAAGAGTTATATTGTTGTTTACTAGATCAAATGCGTTGTGCTAAGCTTAGGATATTTGTATATGCAAGTCCTCTCTCTTTTTTATCGTTGGTAAAGTCGGTAGAATTACTACTGTCATAAATCTACGaaaaaatttgataaataaaatatgtcaaTATTTTGTGTgtgaatattataaaatatatgaattataaagTAGATTTTCGATAAATGttaaaatgagaaaaaatgattattttttgagaTTGCTTACAGCGTTGATATAAGTAACTTGAACGTTATCGTCCCCTTTTTTAACTACAAATCCGGCTATATTAGTACCCAATTTGGTTAATGCTTCCTCAGGATCTATGTCAGTTTCGATTGATTGTGTATTTTCTAACATTTCTTTCATATCAGTTTCATCATCGATTTGACCAAGATAATTTAGAGGTCTTGAAGGACAAATAATTACAGTTGTGTCATTTGATTTctacaaaattaatgaatacaaaacatatatgtattgtgtaaattaatgtataatatatataataatatgaataatggaaaaaaattcCCTTACTTTAACTTTTGCGGCTAAAGCATAATTTTTTGTGAGAGGTGTATAATTAAGATCTGTGTTAAATTTTTCAAGCAGAATTAAATATTTGGAGTATACACGAGCAAGATTTcctaaaaaaatgattattttgaagatataaatgaaatattatgaatataagaaaatgttaataaaaatggtaaagaATAGTAAAATTGAAAGATGCGTAAATAGTGAGAAGCAGATATTAAATTgattgattattttttatgtaccaTTAATAAACTTTTTATAGGGTTTTTTGTTATGATTGAAATCCCAGAGTTTCTTTAATACTTTAGAGTactaattaaaaaaaaaatatggatatgtataataatgattatttaatttgaagttatttttatatgttaaatattGTTTGGTATTTGATACGTTAGAGGCAGATGGGATCGTAAGATGAAATCTTCCAATATccatatttccaattttctTAGAATATATAGTTTTGTCTCCATCTTCTGTAGAATAGGCCGAATAATCGTCTATACCAGTCCCAGAAAGCTTTATTAAAAGTTCTGAATCATCTATTGCATGCTTCATTGCTACTAAAGCTTCACCAATGTCTTCACATACCAATTCTGGGAATTCCTCAAATCTTGGATTCGAAATATTATTGGTGAAAGTGAGATTATTTTAATGggtaaaaaaaagaaagaaatgaatttataaatgaGATTTAGAATATTTAATGATTATGGAGGGGTTCGACgaatatgtatatgttttTCGATATTTTCATACAATAGTTTTTTGCGTGCGGGGTTGGCCTTAATAGTAACATCTGCATCATGTTCGCTTGCAAATGCTACATTTTGCGTATATCCTGCGAGACTTAAAAGTGCCAAAGCAATCTTAATATATCCTTTATTCATTTTGGATTTGataagtaaaatattttaaaaagtgTAAAAATAGGTTATATATGTAGATTTGAAATGGAAGGAAAAGAATGCCCAcggaatttataaaaaattaatacttaaaaataaaaagtaaatttatataattatttaaatggaCTCATTGCAAGGTGAGAAGAATAGCGCACACAAAACATTATGATTTTAAGGGTTCAGGGATCAAGGCTCAtgattatattgaattatatatatcataatacgttcattttatgaatatttttatttaacgaaattgcttatttttattctccatttatgttttatttaatagtATAATTTCCCAATGTGGTGTTACAATGGtaggaaaataaataaactgTTATCTTATATTGTTTacatttatgttatatttatgttatatttattttttatatgaatgaATATGAAATAGTTTTTTAAAGCAAACAATGTTTTAgttagtttattataatgtgtatatatatttgcataAAATACATTGATATTATATGCtttaaataacaatataaaattattacatataatgTAACATTTGTATTGAATCATTCTGACCATcttattaatttcattactataaataatattaaaatcaaATATCACTtacaaacaaaaat harbors:
- a CDS encoding fam-a protein; amino-acid sequence: MNNFYIKIFFFLLSISLCVNNKTLATELAPKTYTKHKSKKYTPFNSKKYYPGNDNTEEIYEKNKHLLYTDTKETINAEKFMKEAITHLEYHAASKDGYKLDDEYGSYRVFFYKKKYRGHTDIEKTEYIFDNPNKYNKIINKLWNPDSNNFLNTGSFKRKIVRVYGPNLVMIQQRCKKWPWSHYKYFYAIAAKFKISENKTIFVMASANIIDHNRKNKKYFENKIVENANLFQAEIDSENDIRNGKLEKMFVNLNGYIVEKRNKHIYITYINSNDEHGSI
- a CDS encoding fam-a protein; the protein is MNKGYIKIALALLSLAGYTQNVAFASEHDADVTIKANPARKKLLFEEFPELVCEDIGEALVAMKHAIDDSELLIKLSGTGIDDYSAYSTEDGDKTIYSKKIGNMDIGRFHLTIPSASNYSKVLKKLWDFNHNKKPYKKFINGNLARVYSKYLILLEKFNTDLNYTPLTKNYALAAKVKKSNDTTVIICPSRPLNYLGQIDDETDMKEMLENTQSIETDIDPEEALTKLGTNIAGFVVKKGDDNVQVTYINAIYDSSNSTDFTNDKKERGLAYTNILSLAQRI